CATCACCATCTTCTCGTTCCTGTTCGGCCTGGGGTTCGCGGTGCAGTTGGGGCGCGCCGAGCTCCGCGGCACCTCGGGGATTCCCCTCTACGTGCGACGGCTGGTGGTGATGCTGGGCCTTGGCCTCGCGCACCTGTTCCTCCTCTTCCAGGGAGACATCGTCAGCACGTACGCCCTGCTGGGCTTCGCGCTGCTGCTGTTCCATGGGCGGTCGGACCGCACCCTCCTCGTCTGGGCCGCGGGGTTCATCCTGCTCGGCGTTCCGCTGGGACAGCTGGCGCTGCGGCTGCCCCAACTGCTGGGCTCGCCGGGCGCGGCGGAAGCCCTGAAGGCCGCCAACGAGCACGCCACGGTCGTCCGGGCCCGGGTGCTGGAGGCCTTCATGCACGGCTCGTGGCTCGACACGGTGCGCGACGGCGCGGCGTATTACGTCGGGGACCTCTTCCGGGGGCTCCGCATGTTCCTGCCCGTCATCGTCGGCCGCTTCCTGCTGGGCCTGTGGGCAGGGCGCCGCCGCCTCTTCCACGACGCGCCCCGGCACCTGGGCTTCTTCCGCCGGCTGCTCGGGTGGGGCCTCGGGGTGGGGCTGCTCACCAGCGGCCTGGGCGTGCTCGTCGGGCAGCTCATGCAGCGCAAGGTGCTGCTGCCGGACACCCTCCCGTGGCTGCCCTGGGTGATGGGGCCGGTGCGCAACCTCGCGGAGCTGGGGATGGCGGGGGCCTACGTCGCGGCCATCACCCTGCTCTTCCAGCGCGCCCCGTGGCGGCGGCTGCTGGAGGTGCTCGCGCCGGTGGGCCGCATGGCGCTGTCGAACTACCTGCTGCAGACGGTGATGGGCGTGCTGCTCTTCTACGGCTACGGGCTGGGCCTCATGGGCCGCCTGGGCTCGGCGGCGCAGCTGGGGGTGGCATTGACGCTGTTCGCCCTCCAGCTCGTCCTCAGCCATCTCTGGCTGAGGCGCTTCCGCTTCGGCCCCGTCGAGTGGGTGACGCGCTCACTGACGTACGGCGGGGCACAGCCCATGCGCCGTGCCCCGGCGCCCGAGGAGGTGGTGAACGCCTGAGGCGTCAGCGCACCTGGATGGCGTCCGCCATGACGACGTAGCCCGCGGTCGTCCAGCGGCTCAGCTGCACCTTGTTCCAGCCGGCCGGGAAGGCCCAGGTGCCCAGCGTGTTCCACCGGCCGCCGTTGACCTGCTGGTTCACGTTCACCGTGACGTTGCCCGACGCGGTGGTGACGATGAAGGGCGCGGTCGGCGAGCGGTTGGTGCCCGCCACCCACCACGCGTCGAGGGTCTTCGTGGCGGCCGCCGGCAGGTAGAACTCGAAGACGGCCGGCGCGGAGATGGCCTCGGTGGAGGCGTAGTAGTAGCCGCTGCCGTAGAAGCCGGCGCTGGTGCCCTGGGCCCAGGTGCCCACCATCGAGAAGCGCGCGTTGGCGGCGTTGTTGTTGGCGTTGTGGCTGTCGACGACGAGGGCCGTGCCCGTACCGCCGCCCGTGGTCCACAGGTACGTCACGTCGACCCAGTCGTTGTTGCTCATCCCCAGGTCCGTCCAGAACGAGCCATCCGCGATGTCGATGCCCGCGGGGTTGGACGGCCGGCGCCCGAACTGGTCCAGCCCACCGTTGTAGCCATCCTGGTAGGCGGCCTGGGCCTCGGGCTTGCCCTGCGGCAGGTTCTTCCACATCTCGCGGACGCTGGAGAGATTCCAGTAGTCGTCCTTCGTGTTCCACGGCCCCACGTCCCAGACGGACGTCGTCGTGCACTTCGCCGTCTTCGAGTAGCACACCCGCACCTGGTACTCGGAGCCCCCCTTGGACGCGAGCGCCCGGCGCGACGGCAGCGCCACGAAGCGGTCATTGGTCTTGATGACATGGCCGTTGGCCGTCGTGCCGCCCACCAGCCCCTCGCGCGTGGCATAGATGCGGTAGCTCAACGGGGCCAGGCTCTGCACCGCGTCCTGGGAGGTGCCGCCCTCCAGGCTCCCCTCCAGCTTCACCTCGCCTACCAGGGGACCTCGGCCGTGCTCGTCCGCCAGGAGCGCCAGCCGCACCTGCACCTCGGTGCCGGCGCGGGGCAGGCGCACGGCCTCTCCCGCGGTGGAGGTGCTCCACTCGCTCCAGGCGCCGCTGAGGGTACGTACCCGGACGTCCACCTCCAGCTCCATGCCAGGGAAGAGCTTCGCCTGGAGCAGCGGGCGGACGGTGTCCACGGGCTGCTCCAGCCCGCGGGCCGGGAAGGTGTAGAGGCCCATCAGCCGCCGGTGTCCCTCGGGCCTGCGCATGACGCCGGAGGGCTCGAACAGCAGCCCGTCGCGGGTGCGCACGAGCTCGCTCGTGCCCTCTCCCGTGGCCAGCTCCTCCACCCAGCTCACGGCACTTCCCGCCGGGGACTCACGAAGGGACTCCGTGCCGGGCGCCACGGAGGGCTCCGAGAGCGCGGCGCCTCCCATCAGCGAGGCACCGCACATCACCGTCATGAACGTCGACCGCCACTTCGAGCGCATGGGCTGACTCCTCGGGAAGATTGCTTTCCCTGAATAGCCCTACAGCGCTTCTTTGTCTCCAAGAACCTGAGAATGACATGCGCCATCGGTTCACTCGCGGGCACGAGGAACCGGTGGCGCACGCAGTCGCGGAGGACCTAGCCGGGCTTCGGGCGCGCCGCGCGGACGGCGCGCGTCACTCCCGTCACGACGAGCAGGATGGCGATGCCGGCGATGGCGCCGAACACCGCATCGAGCACCGTGGGGAGGAGCGCGGCCAGGACACCGCCGATACCCGGCACGGTGCCCGCGCCGTGCGCGAGGTTCTCGATGAGGTGGTGCACGGGCGGAATGCCGTGGGTGAGGATGCCGCCGCCGACCATGAACATGGCGACGGTGCCGGCGACGGAGAGCGTCTTCATCAGATAGGGGGCGCCCACCAGGAGTCCCCGGCCCAGCGCGCGCTGGAACCCGCGAAAGGGGCTGGTGCCCTTCTTCGCGCTGAGGATGATCCCCGCGTCGTCGAGTTTGACGATGCCGGCGACCAGGCCATAGACGCCGACCGTCATGATGAGGGAGATGCCGACGAGGACGGCGACCCGCTGCCCGAAGGTCGCGGCGGCGACGGTGCCCAGCGAGATGACGATGATCTCCGCGGACAGCACGAAGTCGGTCCGGACCGCGCCTTTGATCTTCTCCTTCTCGAAGTCGACGATGTCCACCGCGGGGTCGGCGACAGCCTTGACGAGTTCGTCATGGTGGGCCGCGTCCTCGTCCTTGCTGTGCAGGAACTTGTGGGCCAGCTTCTCCACGCCCTCGAAGCAGAGGAAGGCACCGCCCAGCATCAGCAGGGGAACGATGGCCCAGGGAATCAGGGCGCTGATGGCCAGCGCGGCGGGCACCAGGATGGCCTTGTTGACCAGGGAGCCCTTGGCGACCGCCCAGACCACGGGCAGCTCGCGGTCCGCCGTGACGCCGGTCACCTGCTCCGCGTTCAGCGCGAGGTCGTCACCCAGGACGCCAGCGGTCTTCTTGGTCGCGAGCTTGGTCATGGCCGCGACGTCATCCAGCAGGCTGGCGATGTCATCCAGCAGGGCAAACAGGCTACTTCCGGCCACGAGCGTCTTCCTCTGTCTATGGGTCGGCTCCCGGGCACCTCCGAGAGCGGACCGGGGCGGCGCCTGGGTGGCTCCGGTCCCGGTGGGTGGGTGGGTGGGTATACCTCGGCTGGCCGACCAGGGCACGCGCCCCCCTCCTTGATACCGGCGGTTTCTGGATCTCCGAGGCCGATTCGGGCATTCGGGAGAGCTGCGTTCGACGGCT
The genomic region above belongs to Pyxidicoccus trucidator and contains:
- a CDS encoding DUF808 domain-containing protein; its protein translation is MAGSSLFALLDDIASLLDDVAAMTKLATKKTAGVLGDDLALNAEQVTGVTADRELPVVWAVAKGSLVNKAILVPAALAISALIPWAIVPLLMLGGAFLCFEGVEKLAHKFLHSKDEDAAHHDELVKAVADPAVDIVDFEKEKIKGAVRTDFVLSAEIIVISLGTVAAATFGQRVAVLVGISLIMTVGVYGLVAGIVKLDDAGIILSAKKGTSPFRGFQRALGRGLLVGAPYLMKTLSVAGTVAMFMVGGGILTHGIPPVHHLIENLAHGAGTVPGIGGVLAALLPTVLDAVFGAIAGIAILLVVTGVTRAVRAARPKPG
- a CDS encoding DUF418 domain-containing protein — encoded protein: MTSTPTFSAEARPVDTGERVILLDTLRGFALCGVFMANVYLWFSGRMFLSRAQYESTYGDPTRLDSIVNHAFGPLISGRFITIFSFLFGLGFAVQLGRAELRGTSGIPLYVRRLVVMLGLGLAHLFLLFQGDIVSTYALLGFALLLFHGRSDRTLLVWAAGFILLGVPLGQLALRLPQLLGSPGAAEALKAANEHATVVRARVLEAFMHGSWLDTVRDGAAYYVGDLFRGLRMFLPVIVGRFLLGLWAGRRRLFHDAPRHLGFFRRLLGWGLGVGLLTSGLGVLVGQLMQRKVLLPDTLPWLPWVMGPVRNLAELGMAGAYVAAITLLFQRAPWRRLLEVLAPVGRMALSNYLLQTVMGVLLFYGYGLGLMGRLGSAAQLGVALTLFALQLVLSHLWLRRFRFGPVEWVTRSLTYGGAQPMRRAPAPEEVVNA